In a single window of the Nodularia spumigena CCY9414 genome:
- the iscB gene encoding RNA-guided endonuclease IscB — translation MSNFVLVLDTNKKPLTPIHPGDARFLLNQQKAAVFRRFPFTIILKEPKSEVPTQPIELKIDPGSKTTGFALVQNNKVIWGMELQHRGLAIKESLETRKGVRRGRRSRHTRYRQARFLNRTKPQGWLAPSLSHRVLTINTWVKRLCNFAPITDIVQELARFDLQQLENPEISGFEYQQGELQGYEVREYLLNKWNRKCAYCTAENVPLQVEHIKPKAKGGTNRISNLCLACEKCNIKKGTQDIEKFLAKKPELLKQILSQAKRPLKDASAVNSTRWALFNKLKETGLPITTGSGGLTKFNRTRLGLPKTHWIDAACVGKVETLKILTTKILTVKSTGHSCRRFCRINKFGFPCTEPKKIFTHVSTGDFVKATLHKDRKNITSGKYVSRVKTPTKNGCEIVINGFRVEFSTMKDITKVHCSDGYSYV, via the coding sequence ATGTCTAATTTTGTTCTAGTTCTTGATACCAACAAAAAACCACTTACTCCAATTCATCCAGGAGATGCACGTTTTTTATTAAATCAACAAAAAGCTGCTGTATTTAGAAGATTTCCATTTACCATAATTTTGAAAGAACCTAAATCTGAAGTTCCAACTCAACCGATTGAATTAAAAATAGATCCAGGGAGTAAAACTACAGGTTTTGCGTTAGTTCAAAATAATAAAGTCATCTGGGGTATGGAATTACAACACAGAGGTTTAGCTATTAAAGAAAGCCTAGAAACTCGAAAAGGAGTAAGGCGAGGAAGACGTTCTAGACATACTCGTTATCGTCAAGCTAGATTTCTTAACCGCACTAAACCTCAAGGTTGGTTAGCACCTTCTTTAAGCCATAGAGTTTTAACTATTAACACTTGGGTTAAAAGATTATGTAATTTTGCCCCAATAACTGACATAGTTCAAGAGCTTGCTAGGTTTGACCTACAGCAGCTAGAAAACCCGGAGATATCAGGCTTTGAGTATCAACAGGGAGAGTTACAAGGGTATGAAGTCCGTGAATATCTTTTGAATAAATGGAATAGAAAATGTGCATACTGTACTGCGGAAAATGTCCCTTTACAAGTTGAGCATATTAAACCAAAAGCCAAAGGAGGAACTAATAGAATTTCTAATTTGTGTCTAGCTTGTGAGAAATGCAATATCAAAAAAGGTACTCAAGATATTGAGAAGTTTTTAGCAAAAAAGCCTGAGTTGTTGAAGCAAATTTTATCCCAAGCCAAGCGTCCACTAAAAGATGCGTCTGCTGTAAATTCAACGAGATGGGCTTTATTTAATAAGTTAAAAGAAACTGGATTACCTATAACAACAGGTTCAGGAGGTTTAACTAAGTTTAATAGAACTCGTTTAGGATTGCCTAAAACTCATTGGATTGATGCTGCTTGTGTAGGAAAAGTTGAAACTCTCAAAATACTGACAACAAAAATTTTAACAGTAAAAAGCACGGGGCATAGTTGCAGAAGATTCTGTAGGATCAATAAATTTGGTTTTCCTTGCACTGAGCCTAAAAAAATATTCACTCATGTTTCTACAGGAGATTTTGTTAAGGCTACTTTGCACAAAGATCGTAAAAACATAACTTCTGGAAAGTATGTAAGTCGTGTTAAAACTCCCACAAAAAACGGATGTGAGATTGTTATCAATGGTTTTAGAGTTGAATTTTCAACAATGAAAGATATTACTAAGGTTCATTGTAGTGACGGGTATAGCTACGTTTGA
- a CDS encoding class I SAM-dependent methyltransferase: MTAATTTPGLASRLVNGILAIKPLANLAKHQARQMMIKRAERIGVPWTQEVKTLQARDWTQELAQVQNPQLSYPDYYLNSFHAYETGNLSWQAAFEVKPAAHAVHAKIWQDAEAQGDAKLRQSYHDILTASLPHTPQDILDVGCSVGLSTFALQEIYPQSQITGLDLSPYFLAVAHYRAEQRQGQINWLHAAAESTELPDASFDLVSIFLMCHELPQSATRQIFAEMRRVLRPGGHLAIMDMNPRSEIYQKMPPYILTLLKSTEPYLDEYFALDIEQALVEAGFQAPTITSNSPRHRTIIAQVST, encoded by the coding sequence ATGACTGCTGCTACAACTACTCCTGGTTTAGCCTCCCGTTTGGTGAATGGTATCTTGGCTATCAAACCTTTAGCCAATCTAGCCAAGCATCAAGCCAGACAAATGATGATCAAACGCGCCGAAAGAATTGGCGTTCCTTGGACACAAGAAGTCAAAACATTACAGGCGCGTGATTGGACACAAGAATTAGCTCAAGTACAAAATCCTCAGCTTTCTTACCCAGACTATTACCTCAATTCATTTCATGCTTACGAAACTGGTAATCTAAGTTGGCAAGCTGCATTTGAAGTCAAGCCGGCAGCTCATGCCGTTCATGCTAAAATTTGGCAAGATGCAGAAGCCCAAGGTGATGCTAAACTGCGTCAAAGTTATCACGATATTCTCACAGCTTCCCTTCCCCATACTCCGCAAGATATCCTAGATGTCGGGTGTAGTGTAGGACTCAGTACCTTTGCCCTGCAAGAAATTTATCCCCAGTCTCAGATTACAGGTTTGGATTTATCGCCTTATTTTTTAGCTGTTGCTCACTACCGCGCCGAACAGCGTCAAGGTCAAATTAATTGGCTTCATGCCGCAGCTGAATCTACTGAGTTACCAGATGCTTCATTTGATTTAGTTTCTATCTTCTTAATGTGCCACGAATTGCCTCAATCCGCAACCCGCCAGATTTTTGCCGAAATGCGGCGGGTGTTGCGTCCCGGTGGTCATTTGGCAATTATGGACATGAATCCCCGATCAGAAATATACCAGAAAATGCCCCCCTACATTTTGACGCTGCTCAAAAGTACTGAACCTTATTTAGATGAATATTTTGCTTTGGACATTGAGCAAGCCTTAGTTGAGGCTGGTTTCCAAGCGCCCACTATCACCAGTAACTCCCCTCGTCACCGCACTATCATTGCTCAAGTTAGTACCTGA
- a CDS encoding iron uptake porin, whose translation MSNILWKSLVVSPAVLGATLLVSAAAVAAPSTTTEVSANEQQAATEVAQKPELFAQATNNTNVVISQVNSSENQENNTLSQVTSVSQFSDVQPTDWAFQALQSLVERYGCIAGYPNATYRGNRALTRYEFAAGLNACLDRVNELIATATADMVTRQDLATLQRLQEEFSAELATLRGRVDSLEARTAELEANQFSTTTKLSGEAIFALTDSFGDTVGDNNNTVFQNRVRLGLESSFNGRDVLTTRLVSGNANNFNLGNDTAVGPALAQSGEGLQTFNVDNTGGNNVEIDRLTYQAPIGPAQVYLAANGGQHSHYAAVNNPYFADGTDGGNGALTTFASQNPIYRIGGGAGLAFTLPLGQGGGILRPSSVTVGYLGSEANESNPGSGVFQGNYGALGQLNFSVSDRLALAATYVHGYHGTGSAIFNSGSNANLFNPASARPVVGTTIANYGGINNQTGDGSAFATNSYGVSAAFRPSDRLSVSGFVSYTDVNGFGANDSSEVWSYGVGVALPDFGKRGNVLGVFAGAQPYALNRQEGSNQVPYQVEGFYKYRVSDNVSVTPGVIWVTNPGQNSDNEDAFIGTLRTTFTF comes from the coding sequence ATGTCTAATATATTGTGGAAATCCCTGGTGGTTAGTCCAGCAGTTTTGGGAGCAACATTGTTAGTGTCGGCCGCAGCAGTTGCAGCTCCAAGTACCACCACGGAAGTTTCGGCAAATGAACAACAAGCCGCTACTGAAGTTGCTCAAAAGCCAGAACTATTCGCTCAAGCAACCAACAACACCAATGTTGTTATTAGCCAAGTTAACAGCAGCGAAAACCAAGAAAATAATACACTGTCTCAAGTAACATCGGTTTCCCAGTTTTCGGACGTACAACCGACAGACTGGGCATTCCAAGCGTTGCAGTCCTTAGTTGAGCGCTACGGTTGTATTGCTGGTTACCCAAATGCGACTTATCGCGGTAATCGGGCTTTGACTCGTTACGAATTTGCTGCTGGTTTAAACGCTTGTTTGGATAGAGTTAACGAATTGATCGCCACAGCAACTGCTGACATGGTGACCAGACAAGATTTAGCTACTTTACAGCGATTACAAGAAGAATTTTCCGCAGAATTGGCAACTTTACGCGGTCGCGTAGATTCCCTAGAAGCGCGGACGGCTGAATTGGAAGCCAATCAGTTCTCCACCACTACCAAGTTGTCTGGTGAAGCCATTTTTGCTCTGACTGATAGCTTTGGCGATACAGTTGGCGACAACAATAACACTGTTTTCCAAAACAGAGTTCGTTTAGGCTTGGAAAGCAGCTTTAACGGTCGGGACGTTTTGACCACCCGTTTGGTCTCTGGTAATGCGAACAACTTTAACTTGGGTAATGATACAGCCGTTGGCCCTGCTCTTGCCCAAAGTGGTGAAGGTCTGCAAACCTTTAACGTTGATAACACTGGTGGTAATAACGTTGAGATAGACAGATTAACCTACCAAGCTCCTATCGGCCCAGCCCAAGTTTACCTCGCGGCTAACGGTGGTCAACACAGCCATTATGCAGCTGTTAACAACCCCTACTTTGCTGACGGCACTGATGGTGGTAACGGTGCTTTAACTACCTTTGCTTCTCAAAATCCCATCTATCGGATTGGTGGTGGTGCAGGTCTTGCCTTTACTTTACCCTTGGGTCAAGGTGGCGGTATCCTCAGACCAAGTTCAGTCACTGTAGGTTACTTGGGATCAGAAGCGAATGAATCCAATCCTGGTTCAGGTGTCTTCCAAGGTAACTATGGCGCTCTAGGACAGTTGAACTTTAGCGTGAGCGATCGCTTGGCACTAGCTGCAACCTACGTTCATGGATATCATGGAACAGGTTCTGCTATCTTCAATAGTGGATCTAATGCTAACCTCTTCAATCCAGCGTCTGCCAGACCTGTAGTGGGTACTACAATAGCCAACTATGGTGGTATTAACAACCAAACAGGTGATGGCAGCGCCTTCGCAACTAATTCCTACGGTGTGTCAGCTGCATTCCGACCCAGTGACAGATTGTCTGTGAGCGGTTTTGTTTCCTACACTGATGTCAATGGCTTTGGTGCTAACGACAGTAGCGAAGTTTGGAGTTACGGTGTTGGTGTAGCTTTACCTGACTTTGGTAAGAGAGGTAACGTCTTGGGTGTTTTCGCAGGCGCTCAACCCTATGCACTTAATAGACAAGAAGGTTCTAACCAAGTTCCATACCAAGTTGAAGGCTTCTACAAATATCGCGTTTCTGATAACGTCTCAGTTACTCCTGGGGTGATTTGGGTGACAAATCCTGGACAGAACAGCGACAATGAAGATGCGTTTATCGGTACTCTCAGAACAACCTTCACCTTCTAG
- a CDS encoding RrF2 family transcriptional regulator, with protein sequence MELSCKSEYAILALIEMATHYQSGEPMQIRQIAAQQSIPDRYLEQLLATLRRGGIVKSQRGSKGGYFLTREPWKITVFDVLECLEGLDVRTCEEDNNPKSIDTAVIKEIWQEACQAANLVLQNYTLQELCEKRDSRRQLDIMYYI encoded by the coding sequence GTGGAACTATCATGTAAATCTGAATACGCCATTCTCGCCTTAATCGAAATGGCAACTCATTATCAAAGCGGCGAACCAATGCAAATTCGCCAAATCGCCGCCCAACAAAGCATACCCGACCGCTATTTGGAACAGCTACTGGCTACTTTGAGACGCGGAGGTATAGTTAAGAGTCAACGCGGTTCCAAAGGTGGCTATTTTTTGACCCGCGAACCTTGGAAAATTACGGTCTTCGATGTTTTAGAATGTTTGGAAGGGTTAGATGTGCGGACTTGTGAAGAAGACAACAATCCCAAAAGTATAGATACTGCTGTGATTAAAGAAATTTGGCAAGAAGCTTGTCAAGCAGCAAACTTAGTTTTACAAAACTACACACTTCAGGAGCTTTGCGAAAAAAGAGATTCTCGCAGGCAATTGGATATTATGTACTACATTTAG
- a CDS encoding 4a-hydroxytetrahydrobiopterin dehydratase — MTQLLTDATIQAQASRLSGWTVEGSKLQTTRKFKDFIAAIEFVNKLVEPAESSGHHPDIEISYNKVTISLTTHDAGGLTQKDFDVAQTISRIS; from the coding sequence ATGACGCAACTACTGACTGATGCAACAATTCAAGCACAGGCGAGCCGTTTGTCAGGTTGGACAGTAGAGGGTTCTAAGTTGCAAACTACTCGCAAATTCAAAGATTTTATCGCCGCAATTGAATTTGTAAATAAGCTAGTAGAACCTGCGGAATCGTCAGGACATCATCCAGACATCGAAATTTCCTATAACAAAGTCACTATCAGCTTGACAACACATGATGCAGGTGGGTTAACGCAAAAGGATTTTGATGTAGCTCAAACAATTTCTCGGATCAGCTAA
- a CDS encoding 6-carboxytetrahydropterin synthase codes for MQCIVNRRAQFSASHRYFLPELSEAENTEKFGACSRFPGHGHNYVLFISLAGELDKYGMVLNLSDVKHVIKHEVTSQLDYSYLNDVWAEFQETLPTTENIARVIWQRLVPHLPLVRVQLFEHPELWADYIGDDMEAYLSISTHFSAAHRLAHPQLSNEENSQIYGKCARPHGHGHNYHLEVTVKGKIDPRTGMIVDLGALNQAIEDYVLEAFDHTFLNKDIPFFAEVVPTAENIALYISNLLRSPIQELGGTLHKIKLIESPNNSCEIYCTESDANTVSAVKSEPVLV; via the coding sequence ATGCAATGTATTGTTAATCGCCGCGCTCAGTTTTCGGCTAGTCATCGGTATTTCTTACCAGAACTGAGTGAAGCCGAAAATACTGAAAAATTTGGTGCTTGTTCTAGATTTCCTGGACATGGACACAACTATGTTTTATTTATCTCCCTGGCTGGAGAATTGGATAAATATGGCATGGTACTCAACTTGTCTGATGTGAAACACGTAATTAAGCACGAAGTTACCAGCCAACTAGACTATTCTTACCTCAATGATGTGTGGGCAGAATTTCAAGAAACTTTACCCACGACTGAAAATATTGCACGGGTGATTTGGCAGCGTTTAGTACCGCATTTACCCTTAGTGCGTGTGCAGTTATTTGAACATCCTGAACTTTGGGCAGATTATATAGGAGACGACATGGAAGCTTACCTCAGCATCAGTACTCACTTTAGCGCCGCCCATCGGTTGGCTCATCCTCAACTGAGTAACGAAGAAAATTCGCAAATTTATGGTAAGTGCGCCCGTCCTCATGGTCACGGACATAATTACCATTTAGAAGTCACTGTGAAAGGTAAAATTGATCCACGCACGGGGATGATTGTGGATTTAGGGGCTTTAAATCAGGCGATTGAAGATTATGTGCTAGAAGCATTTGATCACACCTTTTTAAACAAAGACATCCCTTTCTTTGCGGAAGTTGTCCCCACTGCTGAGAATATCGCACTTTACATCAGTAATTTATTGCGATCGCCTATTCAGGAATTGGGTGGTACACTTCACAAAATCAAACTGATTGAAAGTCCCAATAACTCCTGTGAAATTTACTGCACAGAATCGGATGCAAATACTGTCAGTGCAGTCAAATCTGAGCCAGTGTTAGTTTAA
- a CDS encoding Panacea domain-containing protein — MFSCFNVANYFIWLANETGSFISNLKLQKLVYYAQAWHLALYETPLFPEDFQAWIHGPVIPVLYQKYKPFGWQPILQDANPELELPDEVREFLDELAEEYFACDAYELEQMTHDEEPWKWARGNLASDAPSNEIIKKDWMKEQVLS; from the coding sequence GTGTTTTCATGTTTTAACGTAGCAAATTACTTTATCTGGCTGGCAAATGAAACAGGCTCTTTTATTAGTAATCTAAAGCTGCAAAAGCTGGTTTACTATGCTCAAGCCTGGCATCTTGCACTCTATGAAACTCCTTTATTCCCAGAAGATTTTCAAGCATGGATACATGGGCCTGTGATACCTGTATTGTACCAGAAGTACAAGCCTTTTGGATGGCAACCTATTTTACAGGATGCTAACCCAGAACTAGAATTACCTGATGAGGTTCGAGAGTTTCTGGATGAACTTGCAGAAGAATATTTTGCCTGCGATGCTTATGAACTTGAGCAAATGACTCATGATGAGGAACCCTGGAAGTGGGCTAGAGGAAATCTAGCATCTGATGCACCTTCCAACGAAATCATTAAAAAGGATTGGATGAAGGAGCAAGTCCTAAGTTGA
- the crtD gene encoding C-3',4' desaturase CrtD, producing the protein MSNISTHKTKSRVAVIGAGIGGLTAAALLAHRGYSVLVLDQALVPGGCASTFQRRGFTFDVGATQVAGLEPGGIHHRIFSELGIDLPAATPCDPACAVYLPGESTPINVWRDQKKWREERQKQFPGSEPFWQMMAVLFEASWQFQGRDPVLPPRSLWDLWQLTQAVRPSTFITVPYTLFTVGDALRFYGLGNDHRLKTFLDLQLKLYSQVDTEETALLYAATALSVSQLPQGLFHLQGSMQVLSDRLVASLERDGAKLLMRHTVEHIQVENNQATAVVIRNQKTGEVCTETVDHVVANVTVQNLVQLLGDKAPSGYKNRVEKLPPASGAFVVYLGVDISAIPPDCPPHLQFLYDVDGPIGENNSLFVSVSHSGDGRAPDGKATIIASSFVDPAPWWETENYQGLKQKYTEDAIARLSEYFYLKPETIIHQEAATPRSFAHYTGRDRGIVGGIGQRIPTFGPFGFANRTPINHLWLVGDSTHPGEGTAGVSYSALTVVRQIEQVLS; encoded by the coding sequence ATGTCTAATATTTCTACTCACAAAACCAAATCTCGTGTTGCTGTCATCGGTGCAGGGATAGGCGGACTGACTGCGGCTGCATTATTAGCTCATCGGGGTTACAGCGTTTTAGTCTTAGACCAAGCCCTGGTTCCGGGGGGGTGTGCTTCCACATTTCAACGGCGCGGATTTACCTTTGATGTGGGGGCGACTCAGGTAGCTGGATTAGAACCTGGGGGAATTCATCACCGCATATTCTCAGAATTAGGGATAGATTTACCAGCAGCGACACCATGTGACCCGGCTTGTGCTGTGTATTTACCTGGGGAAAGTACACCGATTAATGTTTGGCGTGACCAAAAGAAATGGCGAGAGGAACGCCAAAAACAATTTCCTGGGAGTGAACCGTTTTGGCAGATGATGGCGGTGCTATTTGAAGCTAGTTGGCAATTCCAAGGACGTGACCCGGTATTACCTCCCCGCAGTTTATGGGATTTATGGCAATTAACTCAAGCGGTACGCCCTAGTACATTCATTACCGTACCCTATACATTATTTACTGTGGGGGATGCTTTAAGGTTTTACGGACTGGGTAACGACCATCGTTTGAAAACGTTTTTGGATTTGCAATTAAAGCTATATTCTCAAGTTGATACAGAGGAGACGGCTTTACTTTATGCAGCTACGGCGTTGAGTGTATCCCAATTACCCCAAGGTTTATTTCACCTCCAAGGTAGTATGCAGGTACTAAGCGATCGCCTGGTTGCATCCTTAGAAAGAGATGGTGCTAAATTATTAATGCGCCACACTGTGGAACACATCCAGGTAGAAAATAACCAAGCTACGGCTGTAGTCATCAGAAATCAAAAAACAGGCGAAGTCTGCACAGAAACTGTAGACCATGTAGTTGCTAACGTCACCGTGCAGAACTTAGTGCAACTATTGGGAGACAAAGCCCCCTCTGGGTATAAAAATCGCGTGGAAAAATTACCCCCAGCGTCCGGTGCATTTGTGGTGTATTTAGGGGTAGATATCAGCGCTATTCCCCCAGATTGTCCGCCCCACCTACAATTCCTCTATGATGTCGATGGACCGATTGGGGAAAATAATTCTCTGTTTGTTTCCGTCAGTCATTCGGGAGATGGACGCGCCCCAGATGGAAAAGCCACAATTATCGCTTCATCCTTTGTCGATCCTGCACCGTGGTGGGAAACCGAGAATTATCAAGGACTTAAACAGAAGTATACAGAAGATGCGATCGCACGTCTTTCGGAATATTTCTACCTCAAACCAGAAACCATCATTCATCAAGAAGCCGCCACACCCCGGAGTTTTGCTCATTACACAGGACGCGATCGCGGTATAGTAGGCGGTATTGGTCAAAGAATACCCACCTTTGGCCCCTTTGGATTTGCCAATCGCACACCCATCAACCATTTATGGTTAGTCGGTGACTCAACTCATCCCGGAGAAGGTACAGCTGGAGTCAGCTACTCAGCCCTAACAGTGGTTAGACAAATTGAGCAAGTCCTAAGTTGA
- the cysK gene encoding cysteine synthase A, with the protein MKIARNITELVGRTPLVQLNRIPQAEGCVAQIVVKLESMNPSASVKDRIGVSMINAAEAEKLITPGKTVLVEPTSGNTGIALAMAASAKGYRLILTMPETMSGERRAMLRAYGAELELTPGIEGMTGAIRRAQEIVDTTPHTYMLQQFRNPANAKVHRETTAEEIWEDTDGQVDMIVAGVGTGGTITGVAEVLKARKPSFQAIAVEPSNSPILSGGRPGPHKIQGIGAGFVPQVLKVELISEVITVTDDEAIAYGRRLAREEGLLSGISSGAALCAAIRVAQRPENQGRLIVMIQPSFGERYLSTPLFQDLEAKVAASIS; encoded by the coding sequence ATGAAGATTGCCCGTAATATTACAGAACTTGTTGGTCGTACACCGTTAGTACAGTTGAACCGCATCCCCCAAGCTGAAGGATGTGTGGCTCAAATAGTTGTGAAACTGGAAAGTATGAACCCATCAGCATCAGTCAAAGACCGGATTGGGGTAAGTATGATCAACGCCGCAGAAGCAGAAAAGTTGATTACTCCAGGAAAAACTGTATTGGTAGAACCGACATCGGGAAATACAGGTATTGCTCTAGCTATGGCCGCATCTGCTAAGGGTTATCGGTTAATTTTGACTATGCCAGAAACTATGAGTGGGGAACGCCGGGCGATGTTGCGGGCTTATGGGGCTGAATTAGAACTAACACCGGGAATTGAAGGCATGACGGGGGCAATTCGCCGCGCTCAGGAGATAGTTGATACTACGCCACATACTTATATGTTGCAGCAGTTCCGCAATCCAGCCAATGCCAAGGTGCATCGGGAAACTACAGCTGAGGAAATCTGGGAGGATACTGATGGACAGGTAGATATGATTGTGGCAGGTGTGGGTACTGGTGGTACGATTACTGGTGTAGCGGAAGTTTTGAAAGCCCGTAAACCGAGTTTTCAGGCGATCGCCGTTGAACCCAGCAATAGCCCCATATTATCGGGAGGACGACCAGGCCCCCATAAAATCCAAGGAATTGGGGCGGGGTTTGTACCTCAAGTTCTGAAAGTAGAACTGATTTCTGAAGTAATTACCGTCACCGACGACGAAGCGATCGCATACGGTCGGCGTTTAGCCAGAGAAGAAGGGCTACTATCTGGTATTTCCAGTGGTGCAGCCTTATGTGCAGCCATTCGTGTTGCTCAACGTCCAGAAAATCAGGGACGCTTAATAGTAATGATTCAGCCCAGTTTTGGAGAAAGATATTTAAGTACACCTTTGTTCCAAGACTTGGAAGCTAAAGTAGCCGCTAGCATCAGCTAA